Sequence from the Corallococcus sp. EGB genome:
GTAATGCAGCAGGGGAGGGGAGGGGACCCCTCGAGCGGGCAGGCACGTCCCCGCTTCCTGTGCATGGGGCGGATGCCATAGCCTCCCCGCCCATGTCGCGGCGCGGTCTGCTCGCTGTCTGTCTGCTTCTGCTCGCCTCCTGCAAACGGAACCCTCCGGCGGCCGCCGACGCGGGCACGGACGCGGGCGTGGCCACCGCCGCCGAGGAGGCCGACGCGGGTGCGCTCGCGGAAGGCCCCCTGGACGCGGGCCCTCGCGCCTCCGTCACGCGCCCGGACGACGCGGTCGCGGAGGTGCACCCGCTGGCGGTCTGCGACGCGAAGGGGGGAGCGCCCCTGGACGCGGCCCGGGACTACTACGACGCCGGCCAGTACGAGCAGGCGCTCTCCTGCGCCGCGCAGGCCGCCGCGCTGGAGCCGGACCTCGCCGCCGCCCACGCGGAACGCGGCGCCGCCCTGGCCGCGCTCAACCGCGAGCCGGAGGCGCAGCTCGCCTACGCCCGCGCGCTGGCCATCGACCCGGGGGACGCGGACGCGCTGCTGGGCGCCGCGCACCTGTACGCGGTGCAGCTGCCCTCCACGCGCGAGCGGGACGAACTGGGCGCCCTCTACGCCGAGCGCGGCCTGTCCCAGCCCTCCACGCCCCCGGAGCTCGTGCCGTCGCTGGCGCTGGTGGCGGCCATGGCCTTCAACGACCTGGGGCAGGCGGAGCAGGCGCTGGACCGCGCCACCCTCGTGCTCGCCCGCGAGCCGGGCAACGCCGAGGCGAAGTACGAGAAGGCCCTGGCCCTCTTCGAGCTGTGCCGCTTCCGCGAGGCGAAGGTGGCCTTCGCGTCGCTCCTGAAGGACAAGGACCGCGCGGCGCACGCGCACCAGCACCTGGGCCTCCTGCTGGAGCGCGAAGGCCAGTGGGCCAAGGCGGAGGAGCACTTCCAGAAGGCCCGCGCGCTGGAGCCGGAGGACTTCCCCCCGCCCCCCCTGCCGTCGGCGGACGAGTTCAAGGCCCAGGTGACGCGCGCCATGGCGGACCTGCCCGCGGACATGCGCCGCGACCTGGAGGGCGTGCCGGTGACCACGGAGGAGCTTCCCTCCGAGGACGACCTGCTCGCCAACCAGCCGCCCCTGTCACCCACCATCCTGGGCCTCTTCCGGGGCCCGTCCCTGCACGAGCCCTGCGATGGTTCGGAGACGCCCTGCCGCTCGGTGGCCCTCTACCGGCGCAACCTGGCCCGCGCGGTGCGCACCCCAGAAGAGCTGCGCGAACAGATTCGCGTGACACTGCTGCATGAAATCGGGCATCTGCGCGGGGAAGACGACGAGGAACTGGCCGCGCGCGGCCTGGAGTGAGCCCAAGACATGCCTTCCCTTCCCACCGCCCGGGTCAGCCTCAAGGGCGCCAAGACGCTGCGTCGCGGCACCCCCTGGGTGTACCGCACGGAGCTCACCGACGCTCCCGCCACCGACACGCCGGGCGCGGTGGTGGCGGTGGTGGATCCGCAGGGCAACCCCATCGGCCAGGCGCTCTACGCCCGCCGCTCCCCGCTCGCCCTGCGGCTGCTCACGCGCAAGGGCCCCAACGAGGAGAAGGTGGATGACGCCTTCTTCCTCCGCCGCCTGGAGGCCGCGCTCGCCCGCCGCTCGGTGCTCCCGGGGCGGGACGGCCTGCGCCTGGTGCACGGGGAAGCGGACCTGCTCCCCGGCTTCTTCGTGGACCGCTACGGCCAGGGCCTCACGGTGCAGACGCTGTCGGAGGGCATGGACGCGCGCAAGCAGATGCTCGCGCGCGCCCTGGTGGAGAGGACGGGCGCAAGCCACGTGGTGTGCCGCGACGACGCCTCCGGCCGCGACTTCGAGAGCCTCCCGCGCGAGGTGCGCCTGCTGCACGGCGAGGGCAGCGCGCGCTTCACCTACCACGAGGGCGACAACCGCTTCGACGTGGACCTCCTGGGCGACATGAAGACGGGCGCGTTCCTGGACCAGGTGGACAACCACCTGCGCGCGGGCGAGCTG
This genomic interval carries:
- a CDS encoding metallopeptidase family protein, which gives rise to MSRRGLLAVCLLLLASCKRNPPAAADAGTDAGVATAAEEADAGALAEGPLDAGPRASVTRPDDAVAEVHPLAVCDAKGGAPLDAARDYYDAGQYEQALSCAAQAAALEPDLAAAHAERGAALAALNREPEAQLAYARALAIDPGDADALLGAAHLYAVQLPSTRERDELGALYAERGLSQPSTPPELVPSLALVAAMAFNDLGQAEQALDRATLVLAREPGNAEAKYEKALALFELCRFREAKVAFASLLKDKDRAAHAHQHLGLLLEREGQWAKAEEHFQKARALEPEDFPPPPLPSADEFKAQVTRAMADLPADMRRDLEGVPVTTEELPSEDDLLANQPPLSPTILGLFRGPSLHEPCDGSETPCRSVALYRRNLARAVRTPEELREQIRVTLLHEIGHLRGEDDEELAARGLE
- a CDS encoding class I SAM-dependent rRNA methyltransferase; translated protein: MPSLPTARVSLKGAKTLRRGTPWVYRTELTDAPATDTPGAVVAVVDPQGNPIGQALYARRSPLALRLLTRKGPNEEKVDDAFFLRRLEAALARRSVLPGRDGLRLVHGEADLLPGFFVDRYGQGLTVQTLSEGMDARKQMLARALVERTGASHVVCRDDASGRDFESLPREVRLLHGEGSARFTYHEGDNRFDVDLLGDMKTGAFLDQVDNHLRAGELGRGEALDCFSYHGGFALALARHCTSVLAVEQDAKAASRIQSNAEANGRAHVKVENANAFDVLRRFDQEGRRFDTIVLDPPGLAKRREGLATALRAYHELNLRALRCLKPDGLLVTCSCSGKLDRQGFESMVLDAAADAKRPVQILERRGAGLDHPVLAGLAETEYLKALYVRAL